gactCGCCAATTATATTTAcccccattttctcccaatttggaatatcccaTTGTTTTTAAGACGTTGTGTCAGCGctgggagagacgaagacaaCCATGCCTGTCCTCCAGAATGCATGCTGTCAGTCGACCTCGtcttttcacactgcaagccAATAGTGAAGCCAAACCCTGTTGCATTGGAGGAAACACTGGACTGCACTGGAACGAGCACGTTCCTGGGTCCTGGCCACACACTTGAAGAGGATTACTCACGGACTCATATAAATGACTCCTACATTATATCTAAAGAATACATTGTAAATCCCAGAATCTGTCACACatttccattccaggtttcatcATTCTACAGTTTAACCCTTCCAAAGCTACTGTTGATAACCTCACCATCCGGGATTCCCTCTCAACACACTATTTGTCATTGTCCTATCGTGTCAGGAATTAAATCTTTTATTGTCCATCTCTCGCACATGTCTAAAGATTGGGTGCGTTGGTCCTCTCTTTGTCCTACCGTCAGGTTTGTTACACTTTTGTTACTCAATGGCCGTCACCCCAGGGCATGGCTTATCCCATGTCCACTTGTGTATCCACTCTGGGATCGCCAAATGGTGTAAGCTGAAACAATAAAAGTTAATGTTGCAGCTTGTTGGGTCCTATGGAGACAAAAAGTAATTAGATTTGCTTTGGTATGCTTCCACCCTCTTGCTAAATTTGTCTATTATAACCAAGCAGTATTTATGTCTTCTACATGGGGGTAGAATAATATCAATTTGGAGGTTTTGCCAGGGTTCAAGCATTGGAATATCATGTCCCATTCGAGTTTTGATGGGTTTATACCCATTGTGGTGTACACTGATCAGGCATTGTTGACATTATTTTGCTGCATCCCGCCCCTTCCCCTTCCACCACCAGTCCTCGGTCACCTGTACCAGTGTGGGCGGCATGTATGATGGAGCGCTGTAACGCTGTGGGGGCTATCGCTGTGTCCCTGGTTCTCTACCCCTTTACTGTCAATGTAACAGCCCTGTTTTATTAACAACTCGATCTGTGTGTTGAAATCAGTCTGTGCTGTGGCAACATCCATGAAAGTGGTGTCCATGGAAACCGAGACCACAGCAGAGGTTAAAAGAGGAAAAGGAAGTGTTGCTGCAGCTTTAGCTCGCACCTCAGCTTCcacattattttttgcaataaatattTTCTCTCCAGTGTTTGCTTTCCGGCTAGTGTGGGCACATCTGTCAACATAAAATCTTGAACCATATACAAATAGGTGGCACCTTGTAGCCAGAGGCTCTTCCCTGGCCACCCCAGGCTTGTCTTCTCAATGCATTCATGGGTGTGCTCTACACCTGAGTGGAATACCAGGTAGATAGTCTGCCGGGTTTATCACAATGTCATATACAACAGTAATATTGTCAGACCACAACAACTGACTATGTCGTTTCTCTAAAAGTTTAACTTGTTCTTGCAGTGGTTTGACTAGAATGCCATATTCCCATACAACAATTCTAATATAATTCAACACCTAAAACTCTTTTAAATTTGTTGGTCATTCGAGAGCcagaatattaaattaatattgagGGGGGGATGGGGGATGGAGGGGACGGTTGGGGCAGTTAGACCACTTGATCCCTCATAGCTCTAACCAGTTCTGTATCATTAACATTGTTCCCAGAGGAGATTCATTTCCTGCCGCTTATTATTCTATTCAATTTGCATTCAGGGACTTCAATTGATCCCTAAACATTTTCCCATTCATGTGAATTAAGAGATTTACATTCTTCTAATTCCCTAAGTCATAAGCTTCTATTAGTAACATAGCTACTTTATTAAGAGTGTTGTATTTGTCAGTAATGAAGACACTCAAACGTTATTAGTGATAACAATCAAAGATGgacaattttgaaaaaataagagtttggcaagtagtgattttaactattcATAAatatacagtgactctcaaaagtattcacccccctttgacttttccacattttattgtgttacaacatggaatcaaaatggatttaattaggagtttttgccactgatcaacacaaaaaaagtccataatgtcaaagtgaaaaataaaatctacaaattgttctaaattaattacaaatacacaacagaaaataattaattgcataagtattcacccgcttgaatcaatatttggtagaggcacctttggcagcaattacagccatgactctatttggataagtctcatAAACAAACTGCTCTAGTTTTGCCTTGTTTCCTACAGAAGTGGAACACAGCAATTACTTCCCACCATGCTGAGGAGCCATATCTACTGAGTATTAGAGATTTTTTTGAATTTCCAGGAAAGATCACATGACTTATGCTGCACAAAATCTGCTCTCCAATAGAGCCATTTTGAGGACTTTTAAAGTGTAAAGACTTGTCAGAATGCTAGCAATGAAGGTTACAATTGCAGGAATGTTACTTAGGAACATGTGgggagtgtagcgtggtgctggagagaatctgcGTGAGACAGCAAGGTgctggagaggaaggctctcCCAACTTCATGCAAAGAAGAGGAAAGGCAGACGACAAGTGCATTCCAGGAGGTGAGTGACTCCTAGTAGTTGTGACATTGTCATTCTACAATGCGTGAGTGATATCCACAGTGGGACTACTGAGAGGCAGGGAGCAGATGGGTTACATTACTACTGAGAGTAGAGAGAGGCAGGGAACAGATTACATTACTAGGAGTTTGATTTTCACTCCAACCTTTTCGAAACAAGTCTCACTGCTGGTAGTGAACTTAAGATATTCCTGATTTTTATTGCAGGAGAGTTGCTGTCATGTACGTTATACCAAAACAaagctttgctgtaatatatgagccttaCAGGTAAATAGGATTGTAACAACAGACAGTGGCTTAAATGTAAAGCAGGCCTTAATGACCTCATGGATGTACCATGGCTAAGTTGCTTTGGCCATAATCTCATTGACGTGGTCACAAGATGTCAGTCAACATACTCACTGGTTACCAGGGTCACTGAGCAGCAAGCAGTTTTTGCAGTACTTGCTTCTGACCACAGTTCATGGCATTTAATGCTAACAGAAAGTCACACTGTAAATCAATAAATGTGCTCCCGACACCAGGTCTGGTTTCAAAACCAAAAATTGCTTTATTGTAATATGCAAGAGCAAAGCCAAACAGCGCTGGAGAGAAATCTGCAAGAATTTCTCTGCCAGTTCCATTTTTACACAGCTTTTTATATCATGTTACAAACAAGGTTGCTTGCGAACAATTACATCCGTCTTACACTTAGTCAGTATCTTCACTTCCCttttttccccacacacacacacagagggcaatttataGTGACTTCACCAGCAGtctgtcccccacctgggattgaatACACAACCCTCTGGTTAACAGTCCAGAGCCTTAAACACTACTTCACACTGCTGCCCAGTTTCATCCTTCTGTCTCCCTGCCCGGAGCTGAAAAACTCTGGTAGACATGCTGTGTTTATATCAGCGGGTTTGCTTGTTTGTATCTTCTTTGCTGACTGTTCCAGGACACTGACTCTGTGGATTACTCGCCCTGGCAGTTTTACTAATTACTGGACTCCACTTCTAGCTGTGAGTGCATCAGGTTGCTGTCTTTTATTACCCTCGGGAAGGGAGGAGAGGAAGGCAACGAGGAGAACGCTCACTGCAGCAGCGTGGGTCGACCACGAGCTCGcttcactttctttctgtttgaactCTTTATTTTTCCCCTACCTCATGACCATGTTCACCATCGCTGGTACTCGTGGTGGTTTCCTTTGTTGTGACTATAATTCATGAACTGTGGGCTCTCGTGTAAAACTAAATCAAACTTGTTGGCGCCAGGGATTTTGCTTTTGTTGGAACtaagttaaattattttaatcatGTTTAGTTTTCTTCTTGCAAGCCTTGCAGCAGAGTCTGAGTAAGCCGATGATAGTCACACAGAACAATAACACAGCAGCCAGCAAGACTGCTACAACATCCACACAATAGTAGGAGTACCAGGGCATCCTGTAGGACTCTGTGCGCAGGTGAGAGGCTCCTTTGTTTCTAATGACATACTCGATCCAGAAGAGGGCGCTGTCCATTGGTTTGACTGGCTGGTCGTGCTGGAGCCTGGAGAGCCTCTTCATGTTCATCTGGTAGGACGGTTCCTCAAGCACCTCCTGTAGGGCCTCTAGGAAGTCCTGACTGCCCATGGTGGTAATTTCCAGGACCTTAGCTGCCCCTCGCACCTGCAGCCTGAGCAGATTGTCAAACTGATCAAAGAGCAGTGGTATCCCTACTATTGGTACCCCATGGTAAATGGCCTCATAAATCCCATTTGTGCCCCCATGTGCCACAAAGGCTCTGGTCTTCGGGTGACCCAGGAGGTCATTCTGGGGCAACCATTTGACCAGGAGTGTGTTGTTGCCCAAGCTAGAAGGCCTTTCTCCCAAATACCTCCAGATGACTTTCTGAGGAAGCTGGGAGAAAGCGTAGGCTATCTTATCAGTTAGCTCACTTGGAAGACCTTTTACTAGAGTCCCCAATGACATGACAATGACTCCGTGCTCTCCAGAGCTCTCCATAAACTCCTCCAGGTCTTGTGGCAGGGGCTTGGCAGGTTTGCATTGGAAGCCGCCTATGTAGACAACGTTTGGCATGGTGGGGCGTGGGAATTCAAAGACGAAGTTGACCCTCATAAGCCAGAGTTCTGCAGAGTGAAGGAGACTGTAGAGGTCCACACCTGGACCAAAGTAGCGAGCACACAGAGCATCATAATGGGGGTGTATCACAATTTTTTCTATATAGAgtctaacaaaataataaaccatgTTTTGGGCCCTTTCAATAAAATTCATTTGGTCAGAGACCTCAGATCCTATAACCGGGATGTAGGAGATAGGAGAAGGAGCAAAGGTAAAGTGAGCTTCCCAGCTTGGAACCCAACGGACATTGAAGACCATCGGTAGGTTCAGGTAGCGAGCCAGCAAAACCCCTCCACCAAACACTGGATCTGTGAGAACCAAATCAAAGTGGGCATCCTGGAGCTGCTTCATTAACTGTGGATCCTCAAACATGGTGCTCACCATCTGGCACATCTCTCTGTGAACTTTAGAGTGTCCAGAAAAATCAGTGTTCTTGGCAAAGAAAGCCTGCAGAGACA
The nucleotide sequence above comes from Polyodon spathula isolate WHYD16114869_AA unplaced genomic scaffold, ASM1765450v1 scaffolds_2370, whole genome shotgun sequence. Encoded proteins:
- the LOC121310710 gene encoding UDP-glucuronosyltransferase 2B10-like, coding for MNILVQELHGRGHDITVVRTETSWYIKEKSPHYTSVTVTLPEGLTMESEDFMASFLKKMLEIRRGKMSLQAFFAKNTDFSGHSKVHREMCQMVSTMFEDPQLMKQLQDAHFDLVLTDPVFGGGVLLARYLNLPMVFNVRWVPSWEAHFTFAPSPISYIPVIGSEVSDQMNFIERAQNMVYYFVRLYIEKIVIHPHYDALCARYFGPGVDLYSLLHSAELWLMRVNFVFEFPRPTMPNVVYIGGFQCKPAKPLPQDLEEFMESSGEHGVIVMSLGTLVKGLPSELTDKIAYAFSQLPQKVIWRYLGERPSSLGNNTLLVKWLPQNDLLGHPKTRAFVAHGGTNGIYEAIYHGVPIVGIPLLFDQFDNLLRLQVRGAAKVLEITTMGSQDFLEALQEVLEEPSYQMNMKRLSRLQHDQPVKPMDSALFWIEYVIRNKGASHLRTESYRMPWYSYYCVDVVAVLLAAVLLFCVTIIGLLRLCCKACKKKTKHD